A single region of the Halarsenatibacter silvermanii genome encodes:
- the ruvB gene encoding Holliday junction branch migration DNA helicase RuvB: MDEERVISPEQQPDDNRMDSTLRPEKLEYYVGQERVKKKLSIFIQAACERNEALDHVLLYGPPGLGKTTLAHIISREMNVNLHTTSGPAIERPGDLASILTNLSDKDILFIDEIHRLNPVVEEVLYPAMEDFGLDLMIGKGPSARSVRIDLSHFTLVGATTKIGRLSSPLRDRFGVINRLGFYSDKELSEIVKRSARILEIEVSPEGAAEIARRARGTPRVANRLLRRIRDFAQVEAEGTITGEVVTKALELMEIDEKGLDRIDHRLLETIINKFSGGPVGLKTIAAAINEDSSTIEEVYEPYLLQLGFLKRTSQGREATPAAYKHMNIDLPEEMKSADEQKSLFDQENKSGGTS, from the coding sequence ATGGACGAAGAAAGAGTTATATCTCCTGAACAGCAGCCTGATGACAATCGTATGGACAGCACTCTCAGACCCGAAAAGCTCGAATACTACGTGGGCCAGGAGAGAGTAAAAAAGAAACTGAGTATATTCATTCAGGCTGCCTGTGAAAGAAATGAAGCTTTAGATCATGTTCTTCTTTACGGCCCTCCCGGACTGGGTAAGACAACTCTGGCTCATATTATATCGCGAGAGATGAACGTCAACCTGCACACCACCAGCGGGCCGGCCATCGAGAGACCGGGAGATCTGGCCTCGATACTCACAAATTTGTCCGACAAAGATATCCTTTTTATAGATGAAATTCACAGATTAAATCCGGTCGTTGAGGAGGTCCTTTATCCCGCCATGGAAGACTTTGGCCTCGATCTTATGATCGGCAAAGGGCCTTCGGCCCGATCTGTAAGAATTGATCTCTCTCACTTTACTCTGGTAGGAGCGACCACCAAAATAGGCAGATTGAGTTCTCCTCTGCGTGATAGATTCGGAGTAATTAACAGGCTGGGATTTTACAGCGATAAAGAATTGAGCGAGATCGTGAAAAGATCCGCCCGCATCCTCGAAATCGAGGTATCCCCGGAGGGAGCGGCAGAGATAGCCCGGCGGGCCCGGGGTACTCCCAGAGTGGCAAATAGACTTCTGCGCAGAATTAGAGATTTTGCTCAGGTAGAGGCAGAAGGAACTATAACCGGAGAAGTTGTGACAAAAGCGTTGGAGCTGATGGAAATAGATGAAAAAGGTCTGGACAGGATAGATCATAGGCTGCTGGAGACGATAATAAATAAATTTTCCGGAGGTCCGGTGGGCCTGAAGACTATAGCTGCTGCGATTAATGAGGATAGTTCCACCATTGAAGAGGTTTATGAACCGTATCTTCTCCAGCTGGGTTTTTTGAAAAGAACCTCCCAGGGGCGGGAGGCAACGCCGGCTGCCTATAAACATATGAATATAGATCTTCCCGAAGAGATGAAATCAGCGGATGAGCAAAAATCTCTCTTCGATCAGGAAAATAAGAGTGGAGGTACTTCATAG
- the ruvA gene encoding Holliday junction branch migration protein RuvA, giving the protein MIGYLRGILIGRRKDKLLLEVNGVGYDVKVPDDFPLGKKGEEIEVYTYTYVREDLIELFGFKNREEKNLFSTLLEVSGIGPKVALNTVSTLNPQELVSAILGEDVPTLKKVSGIGPKSGQRMILELESKIDKLVASEDLEIAAEDKQERKEELFSALNNLGYRDQEIRTALNNISFDSDHELEEKIRLVLNFLGKE; this is encoded by the coding sequence TTGATAGGCTACTTAAGAGGAATATTGATAGGGAGAAGAAAAGATAAATTGCTGCTGGAAGTTAACGGAGTCGGTTATGACGTTAAGGTTCCTGATGATTTTCCTCTCGGTAAGAAAGGAGAGGAGATAGAGGTATATACCTATACCTATGTGAGAGAGGATCTCATAGAATTGTTCGGTTTTAAAAATCGAGAGGAGAAAAATCTTTTCAGCACTCTGCTGGAGGTTTCCGGTATAGGTCCTAAAGTTGCTCTCAATACCGTTTCGACCCTTAATCCCCAGGAGCTAGTTTCAGCTATACTGGGTGAAGATGTACCCACCCTGAAAAAGGTGAGCGGCATAGGGCCCAAAAGCGGTCAGAGGATGATACTCGAGCTGGAGAGTAAAATAGACAAACTGGTCGCCAGCGAGGACCTGGAGATAGCTGCGGAGGATAAACAGGAGAGAAAAGAAGAGCTCTTTTCTGCTCTGAATAATCTGGGATATAGAGATCAGGAGATAAGAACGGCGCTGAACAATATCTCTTTTGACTCCGATCATGAGCTGGAAGAGAAGATACGTCTTGTGCTCAACTTTTTGGGAAAGGAGTAA
- the ruvC gene encoding crossover junction endodeoxyribonuclease RuvC, whose amino-acid sequence MKILGVDPGLAEIGYGVIEKDGNSLSQIEFGLISTSSEKSDLERLNVVFEELTQIIKSLEPEQMAVEELFFNKNAKTAIRVGQARGVILLAGSRADIPVFEYTPLEVKQAVVGHGRAEKMQVQQMVKTLLGLAEIPASEDAADALAVSICHCHTESTRNSWSEML is encoded by the coding sequence GTGAAAATTTTAGGCGTAGATCCCGGACTGGCTGAAATAGGTTATGGAGTAATTGAAAAAGATGGAAATTCTCTTTCTCAAATAGAATTTGGCCTGATCAGCACATCCAGCGAGAAATCTGATCTGGAGAGGTTAAATGTTGTCTTCGAAGAACTCACCCAGATTATAAAAAGCCTGGAACCGGAACAGATGGCTGTAGAGGAATTGTTTTTTAATAAGAACGCCAAAACGGCTATCCGCGTCGGTCAGGCCAGAGGAGTGATTCTGCTGGCCGGGTCCCGGGCAGATATCCCCGTCTTTGAATACACGCCGCTGGAAGTTAAACAGGCTGTGGTGGGACACGGCAGGGCTGAAAAGATGCAGGTGCAGCAGATGGTTAAAACTCTGCTGGGGCTGGCTGAAATCCCAGCTTCTGAAGATGCAGCTGATGCTCTGGCCGTCTCGATATGCCACTGTCACACTGAATCAACCAGAAATAGCTGGAGTGAGATGCTTTGA
- a CDS encoding YebC/PmpR family DNA-binding transcriptional regulator produces the protein MAGHSKWHNIRHQKKKEDKRRAKLFSKLSRRISVAAREGGGDPDKNPDLRMAIEKAKDKNMPKENIERAIKRGTGELEGVDYESFTYEGYGPGGVALYFEITTDNRNRTASELRHILSENGGNLGQEGCVAWMFDERGQLLLKKDEIEKDSEAVMLDAIEAGAEDVIEENNLIRIMTDPQDYIDVKEQLDDEYDFSDSDIVMVPNNEVDLNYKEARKVLELMNELEEHDDIQEVYTNFNIPESVMQELNKEEIA, from the coding sequence ATGGCTGGTCATTCTAAGTGGCATAATATCAGACATCAGAAGAAAAAAGAGGATAAGAGAAGGGCTAAATTATTTTCCAAATTAAGCCGCAGGATCTCCGTAGCTGCCCGAGAGGGCGGGGGTGATCCCGATAAAAATCCTGATTTGAGGATGGCTATAGAGAAAGCCAAAGATAAAAATATGCCCAAGGAAAATATCGAGAGGGCTATAAAAAGAGGTACCGGAGAGCTTGAAGGTGTTGATTATGAAAGCTTCACCTACGAGGGTTACGGCCCGGGAGGCGTGGCGCTTTATTTTGAAATCACTACTGATAATCGCAATAGAACAGCTTCGGAGTTAAGACATATCCTTTCGGAGAACGGGGGTAATTTGGGCCAGGAAGGCTGTGTGGCCTGGATGTTCGATGAGAGAGGACAGCTTCTTCTGAAAAAAGACGAGATTGAAAAAGATTCAGAGGCAGTAATGCTGGATGCCATAGAAGCCGGTGCTGAAGATGTCATCGAAGAAAATAATCTTATCAGGATTATGACTGACCCTCAGGATTATATAGATGTTAAAGAGCAGCTGGATGACGAATATGATTTCAGCGATTCAGATATAGTGATGGTGCCCAACAACGAAGTGGACTTAAATTACAAAGAAGCCAGAAAAGTTCTGGAATTGATGAATGAGCTGGAAGAACATGACGATATTCAGGAGGTTTACACGAATTTTAACATCCCGGAATCCGTCATGCAGGAGCTCAATAAAGAGGAAATAGCCTGA
- a CDS encoding Nif3-like dinuclear metal center hexameric protein has product MVYSVSDVLKMLNEIAPFNLAEEWDNSGLQVGARDQNVEKILLTLDVDEKIIEEALNRDCEMIISHHPLIFSQLDSVTEASGTEKIVRSLIQNEITLISAHTNFDKCEGGMNDYLADKIGLKNIKPLNDDEDMNKLVVFVPVDSLQAVKNSLHEAGAGEFEKYDMAGFYSEGTGTFRPLEASSPAVGEKGDYTEVSEYRLEMIYPARFTDKIISCLEREHPYEEPAYDIFRLEQHSGEILPARTGELPQKMGLNEFLTGVKEELDAENLKYFGHDDRDIKHVAVVCGSGSDFIGAAAKSGADALLTGDIKYHDWQLARDKDLILINAGHYDTEKHFAGLMAERIMAALDSDGFHPELILSDRQENLSETFA; this is encoded by the coding sequence ATGGTTTATTCAGTTTCAGACGTGCTCAAAATGTTAAATGAGATTGCTCCTTTCAATCTTGCCGAGGAGTGGGATAATTCCGGTCTTCAGGTAGGAGCTAGAGATCAGAATGTCGAAAAAATTCTGCTGACTCTGGATGTCGATGAAAAGATAATCGAAGAAGCCCTGAACAGGGATTGTGAGATGATAATCTCCCATCATCCCTTGATATTCTCACAGCTTGACAGTGTGACCGAAGCCAGCGGTACAGAGAAAATAGTCCGCAGTTTAATTCAGAATGAAATAACCCTGATTTCAGCTCATACAAATTTTGATAAGTGTGAGGGCGGAATGAATGATTATCTGGCTGACAAAATCGGGTTAAAAAATATAAAACCCCTCAACGATGATGAGGACATGAATAAGCTGGTCGTGTTTGTTCCTGTTGATAGTCTGCAGGCTGTTAAAAACTCTCTCCATGAAGCAGGTGCGGGAGAATTTGAAAAATACGATATGGCCGGTTTTTACAGCGAAGGTACCGGCACTTTTAGGCCTCTGGAAGCCAGCAGCCCGGCTGTTGGCGAAAAAGGCGATTACACTGAAGTATCAGAATACAGGCTGGAGATGATTTACCCGGCCCGATTCACCGATAAAATTATTTCCTGTCTTGAAAGAGAACATCCCTACGAAGAGCCTGCTTACGATATTTTTAGACTCGAGCAGCACAGCGGAGAAATACTGCCGGCGCGTACGGGAGAGCTGCCCCAAAAAATGGGCTTGAATGAGTTTTTGACCGGGGTTAAAGAAGAGCTAGATGCTGAAAACCTGAAATATTTTGGTCATGATGACAGGGACATAAAACATGTGGCTGTTGTCTGCGGCAGCGGCAGCGATTTTATAGGGGCTGCCGCGAAAAGCGGTGCTGATGCACTATTGACTGGAGATATAAAATATCACGACTGGCAGCTGGCCCGGGATAAAGATCTCATTCTGATAAATGCAGGCCATTACGATACTGAAAAACATTTTGCCGGCCTGATGGCGGAGAGAATCATGGCGGCTCTCGATTCAGACGGCTTTCATCCCGAATTAATTTTATCTGATCGGCAGGAGAATCTCTCTGAAACTTTTGCTTGA
- a CDS encoding sigma factor-like helix-turn-helix DNA-binding protein: MITMRLKKYLNFWRSRTLKEIGREFDVTRERIRQIEARALKKLENLQDSEHLKEFLVL, from the coding sequence ATGATTACGATGAGATTGAAAAAATATTTGAACTTCTGGAGGAGCAGAACTTTGAAAGAGATAGGCAGGGAATTTGATGTTACCAGGGAAAGAATAAGGCAGATAGAAGCCAGGGCGCTGAAAAAACTGGAAAATTTGCAGGATAGCGAGCACCTCAAAGAATTTTTGGTTTTATAA
- a CDS encoding RNA polymerase sigma factor region1.1 domain-containing protein: MRDDERLNFDKSGSVHKLLKKGKEAGRLTREEVMEFIAGEEYDYDEIEKIFELLEEQNFERDRQGI; the protein is encoded by the coding sequence ATGAGGGATGATGAAAGGCTGAATTTTGATAAATCCGGCTCTGTTCATAAACTGCTAAAAAAAGGAAAAGAGGCAGGGCGTCTCACCCGGGAAGAAGTTATGGAATTTATCGCGGGAGAGGAGTATGATTACGATGAGATTGAAAAAATATTTGAACTTCTGGAGGAGCAGAACTTTGAAAGAGATAGGCAGGGAATTTGA
- the dnaG gene encoding DNA primase encodes MAGINEEFIEKLKDSVDIVDLVEGYLDLEKTGKNYRALCPFHQEDTPSFTINPRKQFFYCFGCGEGGDVISFIMKMDNLSFQEALIDLSDRAGLEMPDISEKKRARMKTRERIFEINNLAARFYNYILMNKDVADSARKYLKDRGFNREQIERFNLGYAPSRWRALLRFFEDRDYSPEMLVKAGLVGKSEKTDNYYDLLRNRIIFPIFNVRDEVIGFGGRVVSSDDSPKYLNSPETPIFSKKHTLYGLNWARESMRKTNQAVVVEGYTDVLTAQSYGLENFVASLGTSFTEQQAELLARYVDKVLIAFDADTAGEAATLRGLDILREAGLAVRVIDLPREVDPDDLLRERGKPFFEDLIEDASALIDYRLDRILSQYDTGDTDEKLQAVKKALNFLATIEDSLTREAYIQKLADKVELSAARLESEVKKHIKKMNEEKNKKNDRFRKTGGNSGHEKKVSGSRQESLEWMVLAAILECSSLDKKTIADIGEGLFSREGAEVLRTIKNMEQINTSTVFSRIKESSRKQLARFLMDEEENAVSVSRVEELLDRLKDRHFEKESRKLLNDLKEFDNISRPDVVNDCLIYYNRLLKRQGGEGDEG; translated from the coding sequence ATGGCTGGAATAAACGAAGAGTTTATAGAAAAATTAAAGGACAGTGTAGATATTGTTGATCTGGTTGAAGGATATCTTGATCTGGAAAAGACGGGCAAAAATTATAGAGCACTCTGTCCTTTTCATCAGGAGGACACTCCCTCTTTTACGATCAATCCCCGCAAACAATTCTTCTACTGCTTCGGCTGTGGAGAAGGCGGAGATGTTATCAGTTTCATCATGAAAATGGACAATCTCTCCTTCCAGGAAGCCCTGATAGATTTAAGTGATAGAGCGGGGCTGGAGATGCCCGACATCAGCGAAAAAAAAAGAGCCAGGATGAAAACAAGAGAAAGAATTTTTGAGATCAACAATCTGGCAGCCAGATTCTATAATTATATCCTTATGAACAAGGATGTAGCTGATTCAGCCCGGAAGTATCTCAAAGATCGGGGATTTAATCGGGAGCAGATCGAACGCTTTAATCTTGGTTATGCCCCGTCCCGCTGGCGGGCCCTGCTGAGGTTTTTCGAAGATCGCGATTATTCCCCGGAGATGCTGGTCAAAGCAGGTCTGGTGGGCAAGTCAGAAAAAACAGACAATTATTATGATTTATTAAGAAATAGAATTATTTTCCCTATTTTCAACGTCAGAGATGAGGTCATAGGGTTTGGCGGCAGGGTTGTTTCTTCTGATGACAGCCCTAAGTATTTAAATTCTCCTGAAACACCCATTTTTTCCAAAAAGCATACCCTTTATGGTCTGAACTGGGCCAGAGAAAGCATGAGGAAAACAAATCAGGCTGTGGTGGTAGAAGGTTATACCGATGTATTAACCGCACAGAGCTATGGACTGGAGAATTTTGTGGCTTCGCTCGGCACTTCATTTACCGAACAGCAGGCCGAGCTTCTGGCCCGATATGTTGATAAAGTTTTAATCGCCTTTGATGCTGATACTGCTGGGGAAGCAGCCACTTTGAGGGGTCTGGATATACTGCGGGAGGCCGGCCTGGCTGTAAGGGTGATAGATCTCCCCCGTGAAGTTGACCCCGATGATCTTTTAAGAGAAAGGGGCAAACCTTTTTTTGAGGATTTAATAGAAGATGCTTCCGCTCTGATAGATTACAGGCTGGATAGAATCCTGTCCCAATACGATACTGGCGATACCGATGAAAAGCTGCAGGCTGTCAAAAAAGCCCTCAATTTTCTGGCTACAATCGAGGATTCCCTGACCCGGGAAGCCTATATCCAGAAGCTTGCTGATAAAGTTGAGCTGTCGGCAGCCCGTCTGGAATCCGAGGTGAAAAAGCATATCAAGAAGATGAATGAGGAAAAAAACAAAAAAAACGATAGGTTTAGAAAAACTGGCGGGAATTCCGGTCATGAAAAAAAAGTGAGCGGTTCCCGGCAGGAGAGTCTTGAGTGGATGGTTCTTGCCGCCATACTTGAGTGTTCAAGCCTTGATAAAAAAACCATTGCAGATATAGGTGAGGGTTTATTCTCCCGGGAAGGCGCTGAAGTGTTGAGAACAATAAAAAATATGGAGCAGATCAATACTTCCACAGTATTTTCGCGAATAAAAGAAAGCTCTCGAAAACAATTAGCACGTTTTTTGATGGATGAAGAGGAAAATGCCGTTTCTGTCAGCAGGGTAGAGGAACTTCTGGACCGCTTAAAAGACAGACATTTTGAGAAAGAAAGCCGGAAATTGTTAAATGATCTGAAGGAATTCGATAATATCTCTCGTCCTGATGTCGTAAATGACTGTTTGATCTATTATAATCGCCTGCTTAAAAGGCAGGGGGGTGAAGGTGATGAGGGATGA
- a CDS encoding deoxyguanosinetriphosphate triphosphohydrolase, which translates to MVDREGLETREKNILSSKAALSAESRGRRKTEEGCPLRTAFQNDRDRIIHAKAFRRLKHKTQVFISPQGDHYRTRLTHTLEVSQISRTIARALGLNEDLTEAISLGHDLGHTPFGHAGEDILDELTSGGFNHNQHSLRVVDFLEGSDSDDSGLNLTYEVRDGICHHTGREKPETLEGQIVKLADRVAYINHDIDDALRAGILQLSDLPEKADEILGKTHSRRIDSMVKSIISASRNRDEIKMTDEVEKITKKLRDFLFANVYIGSRAKKEEHKARRLLKELYSYYHEHPEKMPSEYSKRAQQSELEQAVVDYIAGMTDRYAIQKGRELFIPTPWA; encoded by the coding sequence CTGGTGGATAGAGAGGGTCTGGAAACGAGAGAGAAAAATATTCTTTCTTCAAAGGCTGCTTTAAGCGCAGAGAGCAGGGGCAGGAGGAAAACAGAGGAAGGCTGTCCCCTGCGTACCGCTTTTCAAAATGACCGGGACAGAATTATCCACGCCAAAGCATTTCGTCGGCTAAAACATAAAACTCAGGTTTTTATATCACCTCAGGGAGATCATTATCGGACCCGCCTCACCCACACTCTGGAAGTTTCACAAATTTCCAGAACTATAGCCCGCGCTCTCGGCTTAAATGAGGATCTGACCGAGGCCATATCTCTGGGCCATGATCTGGGTCATACCCCCTTTGGACATGCCGGCGAAGATATTCTCGATGAGCTGACTTCGGGGGGCTTCAACCACAATCAACACAGTTTAAGGGTGGTTGATTTTCTCGAGGGAAGCGACAGCGATGACTCCGGGCTTAACCTGACTTATGAAGTCAGAGATGGCATCTGTCATCACACCGGCAGGGAAAAACCGGAAACTCTCGAGGGCCAAATTGTCAAGCTGGCCGATCGAGTCGCCTATATAAACCACGATATCGATGATGCTTTGCGGGCGGGAATTTTGCAGCTCAGCGATCTGCCCGAAAAAGCGGATGAGATACTGGGAAAAACCCACTCCCGGAGAATAGACTCCATGGTGAAAAGTATCATCAGTGCCAGCAGAAACAGAGATGAGATCAAAATGACAGATGAGGTAGAGAAAATCACGAAAAAACTGCGGGATTTTTTATTTGCCAATGTCTACATCGGTTCCCGTGCTAAAAAAGAAGAGCACAAGGCCAGAAGACTGCTTAAGGAATTATACAGCTACTATCATGAGCATCCGGAAAAAATGCCTTCTGAATACAGCAAAAGAGCTCAGCAGTCTGAGCTAGAACAGGCGGTGGTGGATTATATAGCCGGTATGACCGACCGCTATGCCATCCAGAAGGGAAGAGAACTCTTTATTCCCACCCCCTGGGCTTAA
- a CDS encoding pyruvate, water dikinase regulatory protein translates to MSSQDNTSIYVVSDSLGETANIVLEAAASQFDKTDFSVKKYSHMNTIRELKSIILEAEKEDALIVYTLIDPELRSEFKEMGNTRKISMVDLMGPIMNELENKLDQSPQLKPGLRHQLDDNYFDRVEAMEFTVKYDDRNDPEGVEKADVVLVGVSRTSKTPMCIYLSYRGYRAANVPLVPEVDVPDILLQNPDNKVVGLTIDPLVLNEIRQERLKSLGLSPDSQYASIERINEELGYADDIMKEIGCPIFNVTNKSIEESATQVQKFLEE, encoded by the coding sequence ATGTCTTCACAGGATAATACTTCAATTTATGTAGTTTCTGATTCGCTGGGGGAAACGGCCAATATTGTTCTCGAGGCGGCGGCCAGTCAATTTGATAAGACAGATTTCAGCGTAAAAAAATATTCTCATATGAACACCATCAGGGAGCTGAAAAGCATCATTCTTGAGGCGGAAAAAGAGGACGCCCTGATTGTCTATACGCTGATAGATCCAGAACTGAGGTCCGAATTCAAAGAGATGGGTAATACAAGGAAGATATCCATGGTCGATCTTATGGGACCTATAATGAATGAGCTGGAGAATAAACTCGACCAATCTCCTCAGCTCAAACCGGGTCTGCGTCATCAGCTTGATGATAATTATTTCGACAGGGTTGAGGCCATGGAGTTTACCGTCAAATACGACGATAGAAATGATCCCGAAGGAGTGGAGAAGGCTGATGTGGTTCTGGTAGGAGTTTCCCGGACTTCAAAAACTCCTATGTGCATATATCTTTCCTATCGTGGATACCGGGCTGCCAACGTTCCTCTGGTACCCGAAGTCGACGTTCCCGATATATTGCTTCAAAATCCGGATAACAAAGTAGTTGGGCTTACAATCGATCCCCTGGTGCTCAATGAAATAAGGCAGGAAAGATTGAAATCACTGGGGCTCAGTCCTGATTCTCAATATGCCTCTATCGAAAGGATAAACGAAGAGCTCGGATATGCCGATGATATAATGAAAGAGATAGGGTGTCCGATTTTCAATGTTACCAATAAATCGATCGAAGAATCGGCCACTCAGGTACAGAAATTTCTGGAAGAATAG
- the glyS gene encoding glycine--tRNA ligase subunit beta: MADKLIFELGTEEIPAGMVAGLRNNLADDAEELLEDNRIDYEEIDVYSTPRRLVLEAEGVAEKQSDTEEVIRGPSEEIAFDDEGNPTKAAEGFARGQNVDLEEVIIRDGYLFVERLIEGRPAREVLAEMLPELVKNLSQPQTMRWGSGQFEFVRPIRWILALYGERVINFELAGLESDRITRGHRFLGVDSKRIESADDYFSRLADEYVIVDQNRRRAMILEQIKEIENEEDIEVFITDDLIQEVTNLIEFPAAFLGSFNPDFLKVPDEVLKTSMIEHQRYFPVKENDSLAASFISVRNGDEKHLENVIKGNEMVIRARLADAAFFYEEDRSVELEDFNQELKNIIYQEELGSIYDKVKRLEKLSRGFGQNLGLSEDKIQALKRAARLAKFDLATDMVDEFAKLQGVMGRIYAEDAGEEKPVAEAIEEHYLPDQSGGELPGSDVGAVLSIADKMDDIVSNFFAGNEPSGSHDPFALRRKGVGIIRILISRDWNITVSELIAETSELIGAEDEVRVNIRDFIRDRLESHLGERDIRYDIIKAVLEAGFDDITDCWKRCQALMNLRSENLGRFTDLIYGLQRCQNLAAQGEPAAEINPDLLGEEEEMNLHREYSDVKEDVLSSFSAGSYEKGLEKLVDLKDPIDNFLDNVVVMVDDEETRKNRLALLAEVSSLSDQVMDIGEIALDEDRK, from the coding sequence ATGGCTGATAAGCTGATTTTTGAACTGGGAACGGAGGAAATTCCCGCCGGCATGGTGGCCGGTCTGCGTAATAACCTGGCCGATGACGCAGAAGAACTTCTCGAAGATAACAGGATAGATTATGAAGAAATTGACGTTTATTCTACTCCCAGAAGGCTTGTGCTGGAGGCTGAAGGAGTAGCAGAAAAACAATCCGATACTGAAGAGGTCATTAGAGGGCCTTCAGAGGAAATAGCTTTTGATGACGAGGGAAACCCTACCAAAGCTGCTGAAGGATTTGCTCGTGGTCAAAATGTGGATCTGGAGGAAGTGATAATCAGGGACGGTTATCTTTTTGTGGAGAGGTTGATTGAAGGCAGACCTGCTCGGGAAGTTCTGGCCGAAATGCTGCCCGAACTGGTCAAAAACCTCTCACAGCCGCAGACAATGCGCTGGGGAAGCGGCCAGTTTGAATTTGTCCGTCCTATACGCTGGATTCTGGCTCTTTACGGCGAAAGAGTGATAAATTTTGAGCTTGCCGGCCTCGAATCCGATCGGATAACCAGAGGGCATCGATTTTTGGGAGTTGATTCGAAGCGGATTGAATCAGCCGACGATTATTTCTCCCGGCTGGCCGACGAATATGTGATAGTCGATCAAAATAGACGCCGCGCGATGATTCTGGAGCAGATTAAAGAGATAGAAAACGAGGAAGATATAGAAGTTTTTATCACCGATGATCTTATCCAGGAAGTGACTAATCTCATCGAATTTCCCGCCGCTTTTCTCGGCAGTTTCAACCCCGATTTCCTTAAGGTACCCGATGAGGTGCTGAAAACTTCAATGATCGAACATCAGAGATATTTCCCGGTAAAAGAAAATGACAGCCTGGCTGCTTCATTTATAAGTGTAAGAAATGGTGATGAAAAACACCTGGAGAATGTTATAAAGGGGAATGAAATGGTCATAAGAGCAAGACTGGCAGATGCCGCTTTCTTTTATGAGGAGGATAGAAGTGTTGAACTGGAAGATTTCAATCAGGAATTGAAGAACATTATTTATCAGGAGGAATTGGGCAGTATATACGACAAAGTAAAAAGACTGGAAAAACTTTCCCGGGGATTTGGTCAAAACCTCGGTCTGTCCGAAGATAAGATACAGGCTTTAAAGAGGGCTGCCCGGCTGGCCAAATTTGATCTCGCCACGGATATGGTTGATGAATTTGCCAAATTGCAGGGAGTTATGGGGAGAATATACGCTGAAGATGCCGGCGAGGAAAAGCCTGTCGCCGAGGCTATCGAAGAACATTATCTTCCCGATCAGTCCGGCGGAGAGCTGCCCGGTTCGGATGTCGGAGCTGTTTTGAGCATCGCCGATAAAATGGACGATATTGTGAGCAATTTCTTTGCCGGAAATGAACCCAGCGGCAGCCATGATCCTTTTGCTCTGCGCAGAAAAGGTGTCGGTATAATCAGAATACTCATCTCCCGGGACTGGAATATTACGGTGAGTGAGTTGATCGCTGAGACCTCTGAATTGATCGGAGCCGAAGATGAGGTCAGGGTGAACATACGGGATTTTATCAGAGATAGGCTGGAATCGCATCTGGGCGAGCGGGATATCAGATATGATATTATCAAAGCTGTACTGGAGGCAGGATTCGATGATATCACCGACTGCTGGAAGAGATGCCAGGCACTTATGAATTTGCGCAGCGAGAATCTGGGCAGATTTACAGATTTGATATACGGTCTTCAGAGATGCCAGAATTTGGCGGCCCAGGGTGAGCCTGCCGCGGAAATAAATCCGGATCTGCTGGGCGAGGAAGAAGAGATGAACCTCCATCGGGAATACAGCGATGTTAAAGAGGATGTTCTCTCCTCCTTTTCTGCAGGCAGCTATGAAAAGGGGCTGGAAAAGCTGGTCGATCTCAAAGATCCCATCGATAATTTTCTGGATAATGTTGTCGTAATGGTCGATGATGAAGAGACGAGGAAGAATAGACTGGCTCTGCTTGCTGAAGTTTCCAGTCTCAGTGATCAGGTTATGGACATCGGCGAAATAGCTCTTGACGAGGATCGGAAGTGA